DNA sequence from the Schistocerca americana isolate TAMUIC-IGC-003095 chromosome 2, iqSchAmer2.1, whole genome shotgun sequence genome:
CTGGATCAGTCCAACAAACCATCCAAACTTCATAAGACTCCACATTATGATCTACTTCAACAATTTAACCATCTGGAGTAGCCTTTACTACCTGAAGGAAGCCAAAAATTTCAAATAAGAGGCTGTGTGAATCAGTAAGTCTTCAAGCCATCCAGACTTACCAACATTCCACATCCAGATTCGCTCAACAGCTCACCATACAGCACAGTCTCCGCTTTAAAGACGAAAATCATCCCAAAGACGAGGCTGATTTAGCCACTAAGCCTCCTGAAGCCATTTAGACTTATCAATATTCCATATTCAGACCCACTTAACCATCTCACAATTTGTTGTAGCCTTTGGTGCCTTGAAATTATTGTCATTGGAAGTATCATGTCTTGGCTGATTACGTTGCGTCATATTCCTTTCATAACTTCTTCGTTATTTTGGGCCTCTTTCCTGCGATCTTTCTCATGAATCTTCCAGGATCTCAGGGTAGCTGAACACTGTGAAAAACCGGTTTCACTTTCGAGAATTAGAGGACGTCTTTGAGAAAACACCGAGTGAGGATCCTTTTATAATTGCATGCGCCACTGTTTTCTGACAGTTCGCCACTTAACCACAAAGAAATTATTACCTTGACAGGCAACGATCATGGGTCGCATAGACGTCTCTCTTATTTTCATTTCTCCGCCCAACGCACGGCACTAAACACAATCAGAGTGTAAATAAAGGTCAATAGCGCATTACAGCAACTGAATACAGAGTATAagacatacaacaataaaatatCAAACGAAACATCAATCGAGAATAATCCAACTTTTGTCAGATCAAATGCATAGAATACGACGTATGCTGAAGCAAAATCTAAACTAGAGAAAGCAAAATACGCCGATTTCAGCGCTTATACAGGGTTCCCCTGGGGGAAAGGACAATTCTCAGGGATACGACAGAAACGTATATTTGAACAGAAAACTTCATATAGACGTGTGCTGCATTCTGAATGGTGTCGGTATAGTTTAATGTGCATTAGTTTCCAAGCTAGTGGCTCGCAAGCATGTTTCTTACCCACACAATTCCTTTGATGTTTTATTGTGGCCCAACCTACCTCGTTGCTTACAATCTCTGTGTTCGGGCTGTCATTCTGAGATTACAGTAGAATGATATATGCGCGTTTGTCCATTGTGTGTTATGAGTGAAGTTGTGCGAGGGATTGAATGTGGATCAGAGAAAAGCATCAGTTAACTGTGTTTGTCCCCACGCTGGCTAAAATCCCATGTATCTACAGTACTGAGGAATGTGCAGATATAGTGTATCCTCACGGCTTCTGCGATGCTAGTGCTCCTACTGCTATCGAAAAATACCGTCGGCGTTTTCCGACACATCGCATTCCTGATCgtaaaatacgaggcctgttcagaaagtaagctccgattgattgccaaattgaaaccacagcgaacatcagaaatgttttacttgtaacaattagctacacctttcagctacttctctacgtagtcgccgttctgacttagacttttgtcatagcgttgtaccaacttttcaatagcctcatcatagaaggcagccgccagtgctttccgccaattctccacgctggcctacacctcgttgtctgtgtcaaaatgttgtcttcaaagacagcggttcatgtgaccagagatgaaactcagggggagacaattgcggactgtattgtgggtaatctaacatttccatttgaaaacgatgcaggagcatcttcattgcccctgcagaatgcggctgagaattgtcgtgaagacgaaacagcacgacagttatgtaatgttagctgcatagcttcaggcgaaatttctcaccaggtcctcgtacttggcagcagacactattttctagacatctttacgcactcactgcgagctcagaaatgagaagagcgacgtgatgctaactggggttatactagagacactacccaacacatctgtgcaaagctttatcggattttcatagtcgtttccatttcgcgaccgatcggagcttactttctgaacgcccctcgtatttaacaGAGTTTTGAGTACATTTCGTGAAAGGGACATTTTTCCAAGTTCGCATTTTTCTTCTTAACGTGTGGTTCAGCAACCTATGCAAGAACAGCAATACATTGTTGAAGGGTGAAGTGATGTCATACTTCCAGCACATGGTGACTTCCTGCGTGTTTCAGTGTCCCGTTGACGACAATGCCACAAGAATTTTGTCATGACAATGACGATTCTCCTTTCTTCCCATTATTACTACTCACAGACGAAGCCACGAACGTATGGCATAGGATCAATATGCATAATAAACGTCGATAGTCTCAGGAAAATTCACATGCTACAGTGGAAACTGATTTCCAAACAGGTTTTGCGATCAATGTTTTGTGTGGCATGATCGGTAACATGCTTCAAATGATCTTTCTTTtcgtatccctgaatactggccattcctcttgggacaccctgtatacaatataCCGGATGTTTAAAGATAATATAGAATGAAACAATTACTAAGGTTGCATTATATAGCAGTTCCTGCTGTATCGTAGGTATTTTTGCTAtcgaaatggaaaataaaatatagtGGAATACAAAACGAAGTTCCTGTGTAAAGTGGTATTCGATTAGACAAACAGAGAAATGAAGAGACATGGTAAGAGCCGCGTGTATACGCAAGAAATCCTAAAATGCAACAatacagaaagaaataaaagagtAGCATTTAGTATGAGTGGATGACAACTTATTacctataaaactaattaaataACATGTAATATAGTTCTGGAGTGTCAGGGAGATAACATAGAAGACGGATCGAAGTGTGAATATTTGAAATGGAAAGCACTTAATTGCTGAAGTGCAGAAGATGACGATTTTTTTAGAATGAAACATATCACCCAAGCCTAGATACATGCTTCTTGTGAAATCGTCCTGCAACTAACAGCACAGAGGCTAACTCAAATGTGTGCAGAATACAATCTCAAAACTTTATTATATAAGATGAATGTTATGGCTCTTCAAGGTAAATGCTCGATAAGGTTAAGATTAGGTagttaacaaagaaataaatgaatagatGTAATATTTTAAATGTGTGGGCTGCGACACGAGTGATAATGATATAAAGGATGATACAGAACCGAAAACAATGGGAGTTTATTCGAGGATATTTTCTAagtctccggtggctcgttacagagtaaaatTACagttgtgatttattcagttttgtcCCAAAGATCTTCACAACGGTGAAAAACCGCAGTGGCCAAAATGTACATGTTTTTAAGAAAGAAGAAGTTGATACAGATGCAGGTGGCAACATCATGAGATTGAATGGGAGATGAAAAACTAACCCTGAACTGCAATCTGAAGGATAGACATAGGTCAACCAAGGAAACGATGGGCGCAAACTTAATGAAAACTCAACAAGTAGGCGCCTAATCTCTGTGTGCCAGACGATGAAGTTGTACTTTACGTGGGGAGCAAAGCTGGCAGTACAGCACACTTTCGCCTCATTGCCGTAAATACTGAATATAGCTAACTCTCAATTTCTATGCATACCTCTGGTTCAATTGTGTACATCTCAGGAATTAATGTGGGAACTATTATAGTTACCAATACAGATAACAAcagtgtaataaaaataataataataataaagggagttaaaaatagcaaaaatattgagtagcatatttgaagctatgtttagaatcatcagaaacaaaaatgatagtgaaatagaAGGAGACTGAAATGACAGTGATATTAGCTGTGAGAAAAAACAGAACATCAATAGACCACTCTGCAGACAAGGGCGAGAGAAAAGTGTTGAGGGGGCGGTGTTGATAAAAGTGAGTTTTagacaagcatatggaatagacaGCTACTTAGAAGGTGGACCAGTAACTGAGTCttgaatttttaaatgaatttaattTCCCTCATATTTTGAGGCTTATCATTTCAAAGACAGGTTTCGATGATTCTTAGAAAATGTCTATGTTACCTGGTGCCACAGAGAGGGTTTTACTTTGTTGATAACCAGCATATCTATTCTGCTCTTCAGGTAACAGTAGTAGCAGTATTCGTAGTGTGTAAGGATTGAAGAAAAGTGCAATGATTGAAAAGACAATAGGCCAAATACAGGTTATGATAGCATCTACGCTTATCAGCACATAGGTatgataatgaaacttcctggcagattaaaactatgttcccgaccgagactcgaactcgggacctttgcctttcgcgggcaagtgctctaccatctgagctaccgaagcacgactcacgctcggtactcacagctttacttctgccagtatcctgtctcctaccttaaaaactttacagaagctcttctgcggaccatgcagaactagcactcctgaaagaaaggatattgcggagacatggcttagccacagcctgggggatgtttccagaatgagattttcactctgcagcggagtgtgcgctgatatgaaacttcctggcagattaaaactgtgtgcccgaccgagactcgaaatcgggacctttgcctttcgcgggcaagtgctctaccatctgagctaccgaaccacgactcacgcccggtactcacagctttacttctgccagtatcctgtctcctaccttccaaactttacagaagctcttttgcgaaccatgcagaactagcactcctgaaagaaaggatattgcggagacatggtttagccacagcctgggggatgtttccacaagagcttctgtaaagtttggaaggtaggagacaggatactggcagaagtaaagctgtgagtaccgggcgtgagtcgtgcttcggtagctcagatggtagagcacttgcccgcgaaaggcaaaggtcccgagttcgagtctcggtcgggcacacagtttaaatctgccaggaagtttcatatcagcgcacactccgctgcagagtgaaaatctcattctggaggtatGATAATCGATATGGCATGAGTGATATGGTCTCATGTGTGAGCTCTCTCTCGAAAGTCCTTGCAGAATAAGATTGCCATAATCAGGTAAGAGGACTGTTAGTGATTCCACGCGTTTCTTTTCAAGCTCGAAAGaaactattttcttatatttgGATAGTGAATTAAGTGACGCAGGCACTTTCTTACTGACCAcagttgtgtgttcagtccagtGTAAGTAATGGTCCACAATTAGCCCCAAGTCGTTTGCAGAAGATGGAAAGGTTATTTCTGTGCCGTCTCGGATTAATGGTGGAAGAGTTTCTCTGGACTGAGGGAAAGTAAGTCTTTTATGAGTGAATAAGATAGCTTTCTTTTTAGGTGGGTTCAATTTCAAACCCGTGTTCTGCGTGTACTCTAATAAGGCAAATAAGTCAGCACTCACATCCTGGATGGCTATGCACAGTTTTGTTGGACTTCCAGATGGGAGAAGCTAAAGATCGTGAGCGTAGAACTGATATTTTCGTTTGGAGATAAAAATCGGCACATCAGCGGATAATgagaaaagcaatggacccaacaaTGATCCTTGTGCCACATGTGATATTACATCTTTGCATTCTGACCTTTTTGTTTCAACCTTTACACACCGTTGGTGGTATGCAAAATATTAGCGGAATCATTAGAGGATCTCCAACCGATGCTTTGGGCCTCACATTCAAGTTTTCGTCAATACGAGAACGGCTGGGTAAGGAATTGTATGTGTGATGACGCTAGATATCGCTACGTCGTGACAAGGAGACCTTGTACCTCCCTAGCCTCTTGACATACGGAATCTTAAGGAAGATTTATGCGGTGTGCAGTTAAACATCACTCCGCAGGAAATACCCAGAAGTGAAGTATCAAGAGTATTGTGTAAGATCGACATTCCATTGCCGCCGTCCCGCTTACGGAAGCACCAGAGCAGGAGCGTATTCCATTAGCGAGTCGTCTCTGTCCTTAGGGTGTCGATAGCAGCTTCACAGACGGAGCCGTGAATCCACCTCGTCACGCTTGTTACTGTGCGGCCGACCTTCCACGGGATGGAGTGCCTTCGGATAATTAGTTTCCTGCAGAGTTAGTCTCGCATTAGCCACCGGCGCGCTGTTCGGCTGTGTTGATTTAGAGGACAACGCAGCGCCCGTAAAAAGAGGTATCGTGCATGCAAAGTGGCAGATTAGCCCTCTAGAGATCATTACTGCCACGAGCGGGCGCAAATAAGATTCGGAAGACTGCACCTTAAGCTTCACAATTTAGAACACTTGTTAACGGGAATGGGTTCCCTTCAGTCGTTTATCTTTTCGTCAGCGAAGGTTGGTCTGCGGTGGGTGAATTTAATATCCAATTGATGTCGAGGTCTCTCTCTGTCGAGATTTTAACGTTCTGTCAATGCGGAGGTCGTTATGGACAGGCGCTGAAATACCTGTCCGTAAATTTGTAGCTAAACGAAGACCCATGTTATAAAAACACGGATATATTTCACCGAGAGAACATTTATAGATTGAGTTACTGAATTAATTTTAGGAAATTATTATAAATACGACTCAAGAAACAGGGAGACCAGTCGTTTAATACAAAATATCAGTACAGGGACTCTACTTCGCAGAGAAGACGAAGGGCTTCATAAGAAGAAACATGATTAGAAGTGAAGATactagaacagaattaaatattttcaacatgaatgaaaaaattcaaaaatatcgtgaAGATTAGACACAATGCCTCATGAGAATGTCAGGTCACAGAACTACTGAGAAGATCCTGAACAACAAGCCGAATGGCTAAACAGGCATTATAATACCCTGAACAAAATGGAAATGactttgttttttatttcagaACAGGCAACAGCCTTATCcttgagaggaagaagaagaagatgatgataataGTTTCCACTTATTAAACCACCTTTTTGGGCAATTTCGTAATAATCTGAAGTAAATTTTAAATTACGGTATCCGTAAGAAAATGTTTCTACTGTTACGATTCTTTCATTGCATAATTCATCGCAGTATATACTTTAGCTCTGGTTTGTCTATAGCAGCTCGTCTCGAAACGAGGTTATAAGGTgattatcaacaaaagtaaaacaaaggcgaCGGAAtctagtcgaatgaaatcagatgATACTAAGAAAATTAGGTCAGGAAAAGTGAACACGAAAAGTGGTTGAATAGTTTTGCtgtgtgggcagcaaaataaccgaccgTGGCCGATTTAGAGAGAATATCAAAATCACGGTGGCAGCAGCAAGAAAAGAttctctgaaaaagaggaatttcttaacatggaatttgaatttaaatattagaaagccttttctgaagttgtttgtgtggaatgtagccttgcacggaagtgaaacgtggccgatTTGTTGTTCAgccaacaagagaatagaagcttttgaaatgtgatgctaaggCAATACTGTACTTATATATTTGTATGTTGTGCATATTTCTTTCAACAACTGTCTCATAACATCAAAGGTgttttcatgaatccatggaaatgaaatttttttctataGTTCACTGCAAAAACACAGGtcactttttgttttcgtttctaatagaaaattggcaaaatgaacacCCGGCAATGCCGGTTTTGTCTGGTAGTTAGAAGTGAAACTAAAGGATCGAAATTCTTCTGTTTTCATGCTTTTACGCGCGATATTCTACAATGTTTAGGATTTCGAGTATATTGTAGTGGAACTTCTAGAACCTAAATAAAACTTCTTTCCTCTACGTGTAACAAAGAAAATCTTTTTTTAACCTGGTTTATGAATGTATAAATTGCTGTTGACGCATTTTTACAGCTGCAAACTTTACCGTGAAAACCACTATAACTTCTGAAATGAGGGTAGTTTTCCCTCTCTATTTCGACGTCACTCACTTCTTCGACTCGCATCCTTACCGATGCGAAGAGGAATACACTGGCATTCTAGAATGTAGTTAAATAAATTATGACGTGGTATCTTGAATTTCTCGAACAGTATACTATCACAGCATGATTCTCCTGAATACAAGAGAACCTTAAGGTTCTTTAAGTGGTACAATGCAAGTACCTTTCGCCATGCACTTGACAGTCGTTTCCAGAGcaaagatgtaaatgtagaatatcAAGAGATCACATCGCGCTACGAGAAGAGATTGAATAGTGATGCAATGTACATTTACGAAATATCTTATCAAGATGGTTTATTGTTCGGCACAAACACTTAATTACCTGTTTCGGGCGAAAGGTGACAGTTTCTAGATGCAACATAGAGTGGTTTAAGAGGAAGAAAGTTGTGATTTGAAATATGATTTAAAAATAGGATTCTTTTGTCGTGAAATATTTCTATATCACAAGACAAATATTCAGTATGGAGCAAAACTGAAGACAGCGCATTTCCTGGCTTTAGCTCACCCTAAACGAGCTTTACCTTTCGGGGTTCTTACATGTATTCTTGTTTTCCAAACAAATCTAATTATTTTCCATCAAGAAGGTTAGACTATCTGGTCTTTGAAATAGTTCCGAAACGTTTCTTACCTATATTGATGGACCACTACATCTGAGGATGACAAGATTGGCTTTCCTACATCCAAAGAACTGTTTACAATATTCTACGTTGTAGCGCCAGCTaagacaagagtactgacacatgTTGGGACGTTAACTCGGATCGTGAGACTAACTAGAACCCTGATTAGATCACTGCTAGCGACAAACAAGGGGACGGATGCACGTCTAGGTCTGACAAACCATCTTAGTATTTCTCGTATATTTCATTAGTCAGCAATACAGAAAGAGTATGTCATTTGATGAACAAGTTAAAGGTTGTAGCTAGGTCATTCTTCACCATAAGCTTCCTTGCTGGGTTAGTAATCCAACAGACAAGGCAAGAGTCCCCCAAGCATACAGTATAATAGCAGAGATCTACTGAGAAATTCGATACGAATGGGGTCGCCAAGCATGCATAAATGTTTGGTAACAGGGATACTAGATGAATCTAAGGGGCTAAGATTGACTTTCCATCAGGAATATATATTCGTCTGTGAGGAAGCTTGAAATCTATTTGGTGATCACAGTTGCTCACATTATCGTCGTGAAAGAAAATTGCATTGTTATTAGAACACCGTACCCGTCTACCGGTTCGGAGCCCTTAGCACTAAAATTATATGGTGCAACGATTAGAAGAATCCTGCTAAAGAGATATCTACAGACACTTCTGGATGAACATAATTCATACATGATAGAGATCACGCATGCAGAATGGTATGAATGTGATGCACCGAATTATAGCCACAGAAAATTTCAACTTCTCTTGAAAACAGAGTTACTAGCAATTTAGATACCTTAAAATCAGTTGTACGATATGACGCGAGTGTTTGGACACATACAGATTCCAGCCGGAACAGTTAACAGTAGTATTAGCAGCCAAGTAAGTGGTTAACTCACGAGCGTGCACGcctatgtataaagtgcgccaaccacaaATAACTTTGTCTTGTATCGTTACAATTTTGCTCAAAAATTGCGAGCCCgtacctattccttctttactgcttcagcTAACACACTGGCAATTGAGCAGCAGTAGTACAGAATAAAAAGCAAGCTAGGCGAAAAACAATGTACGATGCGTGCAAGAAAATTCCGAGCTAGTGGCACAGTTCCACAATGAGACAGTTGTCTACGACGTAATTAGCAATCGAATAAGTGGTTGGCTGTGATCACATGCTTAGAGAGTGTCATTACTGTTGGGTAATATTTGTACGCGTCATCAGAGTGATATAATTAatgttattttgttattgtttaattaaacattgGTCATCTCATATAATCgatgtttaattaaactaagattaaactgtgattttactCATACATGTTTACCTTCTTAACGTAAAGGCATCTAATccttacatgtgtacaaagtgttaTAAAAAGCGGTCATTGAAAGCGCAGGGAGACTATATTGAAGGCATGGAATGAGATGACATCGGAAAATGaagatggaaataaataaaaatttaagtgcgTTATTCATGAAATGACAATCGTACCCTAGTGCACATTGTTATAAGCTGTCACAATGAATGATTATTAAATTCTGAAGAGGCGTTGTTCACAGTTTCCGTTCCAATCATTAGTATATCTCGTAATATGTATGCTTGACTATACTTCTGCACGAATTTTAACCATGGCATCAACTTTTCAGAGAAAAAGTTCTGTCCGAGAAAATTTTGTGACAACCTGCCCGGCACCGAGTTGATTGTCAGAGACTTTGGAGTTAGACGTCACTGGTTATTTAAATaggagaaaaaattattaataaaaaaaagttataccaAGAACACAAATATCAGAGAATGGTATTGATAAAGCACTAATATATGGTTAAGACCATGTTAGATACTAAAATAGTAGGGGAGATCGTGGTAATATGAAACAGGACTGTAATACGAAACGCCATAGTATTTGCAGCCTGCTAATATGTTTGCAATGGTTTTGAATcgtaaaaagtattttcttttctttcttttttgcttttGTCGAAGCGTTCGTTTCTTGTTGAAATCAGAATTTTTTCGTAATGTTTGTAGCaggaataaacttttttttattgatttggcctactaaggaccacatgaaataacttacgcattctttctttcctccttcctttctttccaGTAATTTTCATCCTTTCCCTACACTTTTCTCATCTTTCTTCTGTCATATTGCAtctgttttttctttgttttctcctggaGGCCCTTGAAATCTTTTACTTTTACTCTGAACCTTTATCTTTCTCCAGTTTCTGCATCCATTGTTTCCTTTTCCCTCAAGTCTGCTTTAACTTCTTTTATCCACGCCATTGATGTTTTTGGTTTATGTTAAAGAACTTAAAAGTTCTTTCTGTTATCCTGCTTTCATCGAGCGTTTATATGTGTCCATACAACGCAACTCTTCTCATAATCATCGTGTCTAATGTTTCCTCTATTGCTCtgttttttcataaatttcttgattatttcttaatttccatttcccattctcaTATTTTGGTCCCAAGATTTCCCTGATTACAGTACTTTCCTGTCGTccttttctaaaaaaaatggctctgagcactatgggactcaacttctgaggacatcagtcccctagaacttagaacaacttaaacctaactaacctaaggacatcatacacatccatgcccgaggcagaattcgaacctgcgaccgtaggcggtctcgcggttccagactgtagcgcctagaaccgcacggccactccggccggccgttcttTACTACTTCACCTGATTGTTTGGCTAGATTTAACGAAAGGCTTTCTGATGCATAACGgcattctggtttaatgacagtactATTATATACTGTACACATTAGATTGCACACAAAAATGTTTGTTGTGAGCCTATGTTATTTATCTAGATAATGGGCTGTAATTGTGAAGACCgaataaataatttagttaaaaAATAAGCGATAATCATACCTGCGGATTTTCTGGCGCAGACACAGGGGCCGTCGAGGGCTGAGTGGTTTGTGACGCGTCTTGGGGCTGAATGCCGTGTGCACGGCCATTGGTGACCACACTCAGCTGCTCGTCCACTTCATAGTTCTGCTCCGGTTGCTCGTAGTTGTGCTCTGAGGGTTCAGAGTGGCTCTGGTGTTGGTGAGCTTGCGACTGCTGGTCCTGCTGCTGCTGCGACTGCTGTTGttgatggtgctgctgctgctgctgctggccttGGTGACCGAAGCTCTTGCGACCGCGCTGAGGAGTCCAGCCGTGGCGCCTCACGGGCTCAGGTTGGCTCGGCGGTGGCCCACTGTAGAACTGGACGCGGCTGTTGGATGTGGGCGACGACACGCGTGACTCGTAGTTGACCACGGCGGGCGCTGGCACCTCGACCACTGTGGCGATCGTCTGGTCGCTGCCATCGTCGTGGTAGTTGTGCTGCCTGTTGTGGTGGTCTCGCTGCGCGTGCAGCGCCGAGATGTCCGATGGGGAAGACTCCTCGACGCTGAACTGGCTGCGCTGCACAGCCGTCGCCGCCGGCTGGTCCTCGGTCACGAGTGACGTGGGGACCACCTGCTGCTGGTCCTCCACGGCTCGTTCTTGAGACGCCTGCGCAGAATCGGGCAACGACGTCTGCGAGTAATGTCTCGCTCCATCACCTTCCGTCCGACTAGAAAGAAAATTGTCGTGACTGGAAGATTCACTGCTGTGGTGAAATGGAGAATCACTCGGTTGAGATGTACCGAACGGTTTACTTCGTGCAGTGTTGGGCGGTGATGAGGGACCCTGCACTACCGACGAAGAGACCCGGACGGAGATTACTTGTTGTACTGTCGAACTTTCGGGCCGAGAAGTCGGCTGTCCAGGGTGGTTAACAACTATTTGAGTAGCTTGAGTGGGATGGGAGGAGAACCACGAATTGGAGGTGGACTGGGGAAAGGCAGTACTGTGTCCCTGGTAACTGTGGTCTTGACGCTGCTCGTGGAGCGTTACAGTGTGATAGCTGGGGCTGGGACCAACACTGCTGTGAAACAAGCTTCCTGTCTCGGCACCTTGGCCTGTTGACGATTGATAGTGAACATTAGGGTCTGGCACAGAGTTGTGCGGACTACTGCTGTGGTATGCACCATTCGTTGAGATTTGTTGAGGGCTACGATGCTGAGTGCCACGTGTGTTTTCATCCTGATGCTGCACATAGAAGCTGGTGATCCTCGACGCAGACAGTACGCCGTCACTGGCGTGTTGGTCACCATCAGTAGGGTCTCCGGCGGTAAGTGATATCAGTTCCTGTTTCGATGTGACGATATCTGTGACTACCGATATACTACTGTCGGGAGGAAGGGTGACATCGGATGTCGTGGGAGAGTTCTGTGGCGGGTAAGTCCTGTAGTGGAGTTCGGAAGCGGAATCCTCGATCCGCTGGGTGGGTTCTGTAGAGGACTGGAATGTCTCGCTGTCGCTTTCTGCTGGTGATTTTCCGTAAGTGCTGCTGTAATCCTGCTGGCGGGTGGACGGCCCAGAGAGTGGGGTCTCGGTGGTAGCGCTAAAGGGCGTCGGGGTGGCACGGGAAGTGGTCAGAGTGGTGCTGGAGCTCTTGGGCGCCAGGCGGGCACCGAAGCCGATGTCCTCTGGCGCCGTGGTGGAGTCCCGCAACCTAGGTTTGACCACCTGCTGGGGAGTCCGCGGCAGTGACGACCCGATGAACACCGACAGGAAATCGGTTCCCGCGATCAGGTCGTCTGCTCGCGGGCGGGGCCGCCCCGAGGAAGCGCGGGCGGGTAGGCCCGCGCTCGGCCCCACTAGTGCCACGCACGTGATCTGCAACAGAGCGCCGCGGGCGG
Encoded proteins:
- the LOC124596009 gene encoding flocculation protein FLO11-like codes for the protein MRPTLVAAALPLLLITCVALVGPSAGLPARASSGRPRPRADDLIAGTDFLSVFIGSSLPRTPQQVVKPRLRDSTTAPEDIGFGARLAPKSSSTTLTTSRATPTPFSATTETPLSGPSTRQQDYSSTYGKSPAESDSETFQSSTEPTQRIEDSASELHYRTYPPQNSPTTSDVTLPPDSSISVVTDIVTSKQELISLTAGDPTDGDQHASDGVLSASRITSFYVQHQDENTRGTQHRSPQQISTNGAYHSSSPHNSVPDPNVHYQSSTGQGAETGSLFHSSVGPSPSYHTVTLHEQRQDHSYQGHSTAFPQSTSNSWFSSHPTQATQIVVNHPGQPTSRPESSTVQQVISVRVSSSVVQGPSSPPNTARSKPFGTSQPSDSPFHHSSESSSHDNFLSSRTEGDGARHYSQTSLPDSAQASQERAVEDQQQVVPTSLVTEDQPAATAVQRSQFSVEESSPSDISALHAQRDHHNRQHNYHDDGSDQTIATVVEVPAPAVVNYESRVSSPTSNSRVQFYSGPPPSQPEPVRRHGWTPQRGRKSFGHQGQQQQQQHHQQQQSQQQQDQQSQAHQHQSHSEPSEHNYEQPEQNYEVDEQLSVVTNGRAHGIQPQDASQTTQPSTAPVSAPENPQVDSAGNKAGYVVEGRGFRKYRVEERTPDGFIVGEYGVVNSEGDPLRAVRYTADGTAPTKLIDQALSHFLSL